The following proteins are encoded in a genomic region of Lactiplantibacillus plantarum:
- a CDS encoding glycine cleavage system protein H → MAKQESAWKQMIHFYRHDYEEQHAPMLYGDVWLKTKSHDRLLLGLSDQGQHNLGVVHQLDLPTKGQHLVAGDPLVTITDDQGAHLVSTPFSGTVQKLNKDLQAAPQSLINNKQTDNWLVQLKAD, encoded by the coding sequence ATGGCAAAACAAGAATCTGCTTGGAAACAAATGATCCATTTCTATCGTCATGATTACGAAGAACAGCATGCTCCGATGTTATACGGCGACGTTTGGCTGAAGACCAAATCACATGACCGGCTTCTACTGGGGTTAAGTGACCAAGGACAACACAATCTGGGTGTCGTTCATCAACTCGATTTACCAACTAAGGGCCAGCACCTCGTGGCAGGTGATCCGCTCGTCACGATTACGGACGATCAAGGGGCGCATCTGGTGTCAACACCCTTTAGTGGCACCGTTCAGAAGCTTAACAAAGACCTACAAGCGGCACCCCAATCGCTCATTAACAATAAACAAACCGACAACTGGCTGGTCCAATTAAAGGCCGACTAA
- the apf gene encoding aggregation-promoting factor codes for MKIKNALLSTAAATASLFAIGATAQAATVTVKAGDTVSAIAADHNTTIDAIQQANHLKDVNLILVGQQLEVNGDSTTTTSTSTQTTQQTTTTQSSAQTSQTQAQPSQASQTQSSQTQTSKPAAQTTQTSSSTSNYSNNGSDSAAKAWIAGKESGGSYSARNGQYIGKYQLSASYLNGDYSAANQERVANSYVASRYGSWSNAKSHWLANGWY; via the coding sequence ATGAAGATTAAGAATGCTTTATTATCAACTGCTGCCGCTACTGCTAGTCTCTTTGCCATTGGTGCTACCGCTCAAGCTGCTACGGTAACTGTTAAAGCCGGTGACACGGTTTCTGCCATTGCTGCTGATCATAACACGACGATTGATGCAATCCAACAAGCTAACCACTTAAAAGACGTTAACTTGATCTTAGTTGGTCAACAACTTGAAGTAAATGGTGATAGCACTACCACGACTTCAACTTCAACACAGACGACTCAACAAACGACCACGACACAATCATCAGCTCAGACTAGTCAAACTCAAGCTCAACCGAGCCAAGCTAGCCAGACCCAATCAAGTCAAACACAAACTAGCAAACCTGCTGCTCAGACGACTCAAACGTCTAGTTCAACCTCAAACTATAGCAACAATGGTTCTGATAGTGCTGCTAAGGCTTGGATTGCTGGTAAAGAATCTGGTGGTTCATATTCTGCTCGTAACGGTCAATACATCGGTAAGTACCAATTAAGTGCTTCATACTTAAACGGTGACTACTCCGCTGCCAACCAAGAACGTGTTGCTAACAGTTATGTTGCTTCACGTTATGGTTCATGGAGCAACGCCAAGAGTCACTGGCTTGCTAATGGCTGGTACTAA
- a CDS encoding LysM peptidoglycan-binding domain-containing protein — translation MKIKNLVLSSTAALALFAISTTVANADTYTVKAGDTVSAIAQAHNTSVSAIEKANKLANVNLIFIGDKLEVNGTTTTTTTSAATSAAPQSATSQATSSAASTATSASATSASSQSVASQATSSAATSSAASQATSSVATSAASSASSTQSAASQASSSAATTSQASSSATSSAASSTASTTSTTSSYTGSNLKSYVLSQMQSRTGVSASTWNTIITRESNWNSTVKNSTSGAYGLFQNMHISSGSVEDQVNAAVSLYNAQGMAAWAL, via the coding sequence ATGAAGATCAAAAACCTTGTATTATCATCAACTGCTGCATTAGCTTTATTCGCTATCTCAACAACGGTTGCCAACGCTGATACTTATACTGTTAAGGCCGGCGATACTGTTTCAGCAATTGCCCAAGCTCACAACACTTCAGTTTCAGCCATTGAAAAGGCAAACAAGTTAGCTAATGTTAACTTAATCTTCATTGGTGATAAGCTTGAAGTCAATGGTACTACTACAACAACCACGACTTCTGCTGCTACAAGTGCTGCACCACAATCAGCAACTAGCCAAGCTACTTCTTCAGCTGCTTCAACTGCAACGAGTGCCAGTGCTACTAGTGCTTCTTCACAATCAGTTGCTAGCCAAGCTACTAGTTCTGCTGCTACTTCTTCGGCTGCTAGCCAAGCTACTTCAAGTGTTGCAACGAGTGCTGCTTCTTCAGCAAGCTCAACGCAATCAGCTGCTAGCCAAGCTTCAAGTTCTGCTGCAACCACTAGTCAAGCTTCATCAAGTGCTACTAGCTCAGCTGCATCATCAACAGCTTCAACAACCTCAACGACTTCAAGCTACACTGGTAGTAACTTAAAGAGCTACGTATTAAGCCAAATGCAATCACGGACTGGCGTTTCAGCTTCAACTTGGAACACGATCATCACGCGTGAATCAAACTGGAACTCAACGGTCAAGAACAGTACTTCTGGTGCCTATGGTTTATTCCAAAACATGCACATCAGCAGTGGCTCTGTTGAAGACCAAGTTAACGCTGCCGTTAGCTTATACAACGCACAAGGCATGGCTGCTTGGGCTTTATAA
- a CDS encoding CPBP family intramembrane glutamic endopeptidase, protein MRHETKLVITLWGGMLGSMLLIGLIFQLPRLTQLPSSLTTGVEELFFLAIALILNRDWLRQTLKFGVSATWRRQIRPVIPTLIVAALIGLYTLATAQQLTNTLTLLFVAILISLFEETFFRGMLFQACQSTLGVVKAAIFTSILFSLTHLINLGHQTLGLTLLQLGFTFVLGLLLCLITAQTTSLLWPLLIHAVNDFFSMMAPPINLPGITTTSFQIIEIAVIILLILPILRQNHQWLS, encoded by the coding sequence ATGCGCCACGAAACCAAATTAGTCATCACACTATGGGGTGGCATGTTAGGCAGTATGTTGTTGATTGGCCTGATTTTCCAGCTACCACGCTTAACCCAACTCCCATCCTCATTAACAACTGGGGTCGAAGAGCTGTTCTTTTTAGCAATTGCACTCATATTAAATCGTGACTGGCTACGGCAAACCTTAAAATTCGGGGTATCGGCAACTTGGCGTCGGCAAATCCGGCCCGTCATTCCAACCTTAATCGTGGCCGCACTAATTGGCCTATATACGTTAGCAACCGCCCAACAACTAACAAACACCCTGACCCTGTTATTCGTTGCCATATTGATCAGCCTCTTCGAAGAGACATTTTTTCGCGGAATGCTATTTCAGGCCTGCCAGTCAACATTGGGTGTGGTGAAAGCCGCCATCTTCACTAGCATCCTCTTCAGTTTGACCCATCTGATCAATCTCGGTCACCAAACACTTGGTTTAACCTTATTGCAATTGGGCTTTACCTTCGTACTAGGGCTACTTTTATGTCTAATCACGGCGCAGACTACATCGCTACTATGGCCATTGTTGATTCACGCCGTCAATGACTTCTTTAGCATGATGGCACCTCCAATCAATCTGCCCGGTATAACGACGACTAGTTTTCAAATCATCGAAATCGCGGTCATTATCCTATTAATTCTGCCGATTCTACGCCAAAATCACCAGTGGCTGTCGTAA
- a CDS encoding CPBP family intramembrane glutamic endopeptidase, with product MSSTKRGWGAAISIFILVPILFKLIAWLPVPTLYSGLVQDLLVLLIFLLLNHFWFKISIQWWQSQSLVRQCLQLIPGIIILLLPMTSNFIKLCHLAWTPTLILYIGYALVIGITEEYIYRGMLLPLLRQCFPHRLMLAICINSLLFGLTHLLINSSQLTLSYVIPQVFYAAAGGLIFCGLYLRTNNLVWPIFLHALSDVSVVVSLATHTHTAAKLSIPVAYAIGISVLYLVLFIIIAFIVRWQVRPQKRLLSR from the coding sequence ATGTCATCAACCAAACGCGGCTGGGGAGCCGCTATTAGTATTTTCATTTTAGTACCAATTCTTTTTAAATTAATTGCCTGGCTACCAGTACCAACTTTATACAGTGGGCTGGTCCAAGACTTGCTTGTATTACTTATTTTCCTGCTATTAAATCATTTTTGGTTTAAAATATCGATTCAGTGGTGGCAATCGCAATCACTCGTACGACAATGCTTGCAGCTCATCCCGGGAATTATTATTTTATTACTACCAATGACGAGCAACTTCATCAAGCTATGTCATCTTGCTTGGACCCCAACGTTAATTCTCTATATTGGCTACGCCCTAGTTATCGGGATCACTGAGGAATATATCTATCGGGGCATGCTCCTGCCACTACTACGACAATGCTTCCCTCACCGACTCATGCTAGCCATTTGTATCAACAGTTTACTATTTGGTCTTACCCACCTACTCATTAACAGCAGCCAGCTGACCCTCAGCTATGTCATCCCACAAGTCTTTTATGCTGCAGCGGGTGGCCTGATTTTTTGCGGCCTTTATCTACGAACCAATAACTTAGTCTGGCCGATTTTCTTGCACGCCTTATCGGACGTATCCGTCGTCGTTAGTTTGGCCACGCATACCCACACCGCGGCCAAGTTGAGTATTCCGGTTGCTTACGCGATTGGCATCTCGGTGCTCTATCTCGTCTTGTTTATCATCATCGCCTTTATCGTTCGCTGGCAAGTTCGCCCTCAAAAACGATTGTTGTCTCGTTAG
- a CDS encoding ABC transporter ATP-binding protein, producing MLKVNDLGYWYDRQENSLFENVNLEFKSGTSYAIVGQSGSGKTTFLSLLAGLDKPRAGQIELNGEPINKIGLTNYRKSKVAIVFQSYNLLTYMSPLNNLMTAMAITNSEHRGDKDYAMKMLRRLGITDDQMKKNVQRLSGGQQQRVAIARTMVCDAKLVVADEPTGNLDEENTKYVIDQFQKIAHEQKKCVIIVTHEPDVADVCDHSYRLEKHKFVAET from the coding sequence ATGTTAAAAGTAAATGATCTTGGTTACTGGTATGACCGCCAAGAAAATAGTCTATTTGAGAATGTAAACCTTGAATTTAAGTCGGGGACTTCGTATGCCATTGTTGGTCAAAGTGGTTCCGGTAAGACGACCTTCCTCTCACTGCTGGCGGGTCTAGATAAACCGCGGGCTGGGCAAATTGAACTCAATGGTGAACCAATCAATAAGATTGGTCTGACGAACTATCGGAAGTCCAAAGTGGCAATCGTTTTTCAATCATATAATTTGTTGACGTATATGTCACCATTGAATAATCTGATGACTGCCATGGCAATTACGAACTCGGAACACCGTGGTGACAAGGATTATGCGATGAAGATGTTACGACGGTTAGGTATTACAGATGATCAGATGAAGAAGAATGTTCAACGCTTATCTGGTGGTCAGCAGCAACGGGTGGCGATTGCACGGACCATGGTGTGCGATGCTAAACTAGTGGTTGCGGATGAACCAACCGGTAATTTGGATGAAGAAAATACGAAATATGTGATTGACCAATTTCAAAAAATTGCGCATGAACAAAAGAAGTGCGTCATTATTGTCACGCATGAACCGGATGTTGCGGACGTTTGTGACCACTCCTACCGATTAGAAAAGCACAAATTTGTGGCGGAAACCTAG
- a CDS encoding ABC transporter permease — translation MNFFKRAWLNLTAKKGRSILLVLVTSAIMLFVLAGLLIRNAADTATSNAKKSVGATVTLSANREAAFKKMRSATSTSKSNRPKLTTSPVKLSDAKKIAKLSNVSSYNATVSTSANAKGFDTISTSGSSTGGGMKGMGGSSSSGTGDISITGVTNTNSVSTFESSSSKITKGRGITASDEGTNNVVIESELAKEDSLSVGDTIKLKATTGDKKTYTMKIVGIYKASSSASTQQGPGSTDVSNSVYTSYTFANTVKGSKYKNTADSVTFAISDPAKVSSVKTSGKQLINTSKYSLSTDDSSYQTVKSSMNNVKSFADKIVWLVAIAGTIILALIVILMIRERRYEIGVLLSLGESRWKIVAQFFAEMVMVLIVSVVLAGFGGKFVGNKLGDQLVSQQTTTATTTTSSTSQQGQPGGGGGAPSGNTGGSKPSGNMPSGGGQTGNASATTDTNLDINVTVMDLVELGGFGLAIMFLSIMLASGGILRLQPKKVLID, via the coding sequence GTGAATTTTTTTAAACGCGCATGGCTCAATCTAACGGCAAAAAAAGGCCGTTCAATTCTATTAGTGCTTGTTACATCAGCAATCATGCTGTTTGTATTGGCCGGGTTATTGATTAGGAATGCTGCCGATACGGCAACTAGTAATGCCAAGAAAAGTGTCGGGGCGACCGTCACTTTATCTGCTAACCGGGAGGCGGCTTTTAAGAAGATGCGCAGCGCCACGTCGACGAGTAAAAGTAATCGGCCTAAGTTGACGACATCACCCGTTAAACTGAGTGATGCGAAGAAAATCGCCAAGCTTAGCAACGTTTCAAGTTACAATGCGACCGTCTCAACTTCCGCTAATGCGAAGGGCTTTGATACGATTTCAACATCAGGTAGTAGTACCGGTGGTGGGATGAAAGGTATGGGTGGCTCAAGTAGCAGTGGTACTGGTGATATCTCGATTACTGGGGTCACTAATACGAACAGCGTCTCAACCTTTGAAAGTAGCTCAAGTAAAATTACGAAGGGCCGCGGTATTACAGCTAGTGATGAAGGCACTAACAACGTTGTCATCGAAAGTGAATTGGCTAAGGAAGATAGCCTGAGCGTCGGTGATACGATTAAGTTAAAAGCAACGACCGGTGATAAGAAGACTTACACGATGAAGATCGTTGGGATCTATAAAGCGTCATCTAGTGCAAGTACGCAACAAGGTCCTGGTAGTACCGATGTCAGCAACAGTGTTTACACGTCATACACGTTCGCTAACACGGTCAAGGGTTCTAAGTACAAGAACACAGCTGATTCTGTGACTTTTGCAATCTCAGACCCCGCTAAAGTTAGCAGCGTCAAAACGTCTGGTAAACAGTTGATCAATACATCGAAGTATTCGTTGTCAACGGATGATAGCAGTTACCAAACGGTTAAGAGTTCGATGAATAACGTTAAATCATTTGCGGATAAGATTGTCTGGCTCGTTGCGATTGCTGGAACGATTATCTTAGCTTTAATCGTTATCTTGATGATTCGTGAACGCCGCTATGAAATTGGTGTCTTGTTATCATTAGGTGAGAGCCGTTGGAAGATTGTCGCTCAATTCTTTGCTGAAATGGTGATGGTCTTGATCGTCTCAGTTGTCTTAGCCGGATTCGGTGGTAAGTTTGTTGGTAATAAGCTGGGTGACCAGTTAGTTTCACAACAAACGACGACTGCAACGACTACGACGAGTTCAACTAGTCAGCAGGGTCAGCCTGGTGGCGGTGGCGGCGCCCCTAGTGGTAACACTGGTGGTAGCAAGCCAAGCGGCAATATGCCTAGTGGTGGCGGTCAGACTGGTAATGCCAGTGCCACGACCGACACGAACTTAGATATTAATGTCACGGTAATGGATTTAGTTGAACTCGGCGGCTTTGGCTTAGCCATCATGTTCCTGTCGATTATGCTGGCTTCTGGTGGCATACTACGACTACAGCCGAAGAAAGTTTTAATTGATTAG
- a CDS encoding L-type lectin family protein, which yields MKEVRFWGLLLGLFVCLGAVIPLVSKADVLDTAPAGLNLEGLFEPGKFDRNSATMQTVSKNGHSQHVIELTNDDNQVGAMWSTPVNRFNMRIDNQVSMWVNFGDKAVSEGLAVVLQNDPRKMSAISRYGKKSIIGENLGVYGTDTYTRRTAPATIAKTAIQKSWALELDTKVNDGGFWGLYPRGNSFDEKPKKMHMAASYPASPDTYTQRGGLTSSYRFEQNHGSIADKLPLADGNWHHLVLKWVASKQIMSYTLDQGPTRMTTIDTTVFGKDIRNVTWGLTSTATTANARTLVVFDRLPQPIEIESDLNVTNLTQERTVHEGDWVHGGDELEYEYVLSYLNGDNEWQQVKASLPLPEQVHFSHAKIRYADGTEEEINLPADDNESSVARLQHDLQRTLSMKNPHAYITLIGEAAKVDRDTFVDDDMSYFEGHEMKTATATPHFTITTNKTVNLTIEPLTQVKKGEPVIIKGQIRLNDGLDFDNDGMRIEYRVNGEAGEDYQLSMDDPVGYVEFEVDAEELQIGENQITLRAHSKDNAYSEPVTVTVTVIGGELQLKKVSTESVFAPIKLTGTAQVSRPEGLEVVVNDDTGSKAAWRLEATATPLVTNQGRTLAGNLYYQDGAKLTMLGKDAVEIARQKTAPGIDYDVTAHWSSQQGLVLKTTPAAVPGSYQGTITWHLSTVPEA from the coding sequence GTGAAAGAAGTAAGGTTTTGGGGACTCTTGTTAGGACTGTTTGTCTGTTTAGGGGCAGTGATACCGTTAGTTAGTAAGGCTGACGTACTTGATACGGCACCCGCTGGACTGAATCTGGAAGGCTTATTTGAACCGGGAAAGTTTGACCGTAATTCGGCCACAATGCAGACTGTTTCAAAGAATGGCCATTCGCAGCATGTTATCGAATTAACAAATGACGATAATCAAGTTGGGGCAATGTGGTCGACCCCTGTTAATCGCTTTAACATGCGGATCGATAACCAAGTCTCAATGTGGGTGAACTTTGGGGACAAAGCCGTGAGTGAAGGACTGGCCGTTGTTTTACAGAATGATCCCCGCAAAATGAGTGCGATTAGTCGGTATGGAAAGAAAAGCATTATTGGTGAGAACTTGGGTGTTTATGGGACGGATACCTATACACGGCGAACGGCGCCGGCCACGATTGCTAAGACGGCGATTCAAAAAAGTTGGGCGTTGGAGCTGGATACCAAAGTGAATGACGGTGGTTTTTGGGGGTTGTATCCCCGGGGGAATTCTTTCGATGAAAAGCCTAAAAAAATGCATATGGCCGCGAGCTACCCTGCAAGTCCGGATACTTATACGCAACGGGGTGGTTTAACGTCCTCTTATCGTTTTGAACAGAACCATGGGAGTATCGCTGATAAATTACCACTCGCGGACGGTAACTGGCACCATCTTGTATTGAAGTGGGTCGCCAGTAAACAAATCATGAGCTATACCCTGGATCAGGGACCAACACGAATGACCACAATTGATACGACAGTTTTTGGAAAGGATATCCGGAATGTTACTTGGGGATTAACTAGTACGGCGACAACCGCTAATGCCAGAACACTAGTCGTCTTTGACCGGTTGCCACAACCGATTGAAATCGAGTCAGATTTAAACGTAACCAATCTGACTCAAGAGCGAACTGTCCATGAAGGAGACTGGGTTCATGGTGGGGATGAGTTGGAATATGAGTACGTTCTGAGTTATCTCAATGGTGACAATGAATGGCAACAGGTTAAGGCCAGCCTACCATTACCCGAACAAGTTCACTTTAGTCACGCGAAGATCCGCTATGCGGATGGTACCGAGGAAGAGATCAATTTACCAGCGGACGATAACGAATCGTCGGTGGCCCGCTTACAACACGATTTGCAGCGGACACTATCAATGAAAAATCCGCACGCTTATATTACGCTGATTGGTGAGGCTGCCAAGGTCGATCGGGATACTTTTGTTGATGATGACATGAGTTACTTTGAGGGTCACGAGATGAAGACCGCAACGGCCACACCGCACTTCACCATTACGACCAATAAGACCGTTAACCTGACGATTGAACCGTTGACACAAGTGAAGAAAGGCGAGCCCGTCATCATTAAGGGCCAAATTAGGCTAAATGATGGGTTAGACTTTGACAATGATGGCATGCGTATCGAGTACCGGGTCAATGGTGAAGCGGGAGAAGACTATCAGTTGAGCATGGACGATCCGGTTGGATATGTCGAATTTGAAGTGGATGCCGAAGAACTACAAATCGGTGAAAATCAGATTACGTTACGGGCTCATAGCAAAGATAACGCCTACTCAGAACCAGTGACAGTAACGGTCACGGTCATTGGTGGGGAGTTACAGCTGAAAAAAGTCAGTACTGAAAGTGTGTTTGCACCAATCAAGTTGACGGGAACGGCTCAAGTCAGTCGGCCCGAGGGACTTGAAGTAGTTGTCAATGATGATACGGGCTCGAAAGCCGCTTGGCGCTTAGAGGCGACCGCGACCCCTCTCGTGACTAATCAGGGCCGCACACTAGCGGGAAACTTGTATTATCAGGATGGGGCCAAGCTGACAATGTTGGGAAAGGATGCCGTGGAAATCGCGCGCCAAAAGACGGCCCCGGGGATCGACTATGACGTGACCGCCCACTGGTCATCGCAACAAGGTTTGGTGCTCAAAACAACGCCCGCCGCTGTTCCTGGAAGTTATCAGGGTACGATCACGTGGCACTTAAGTACCGTACCGGAAGCGTGA
- a CDS encoding DNA-3-methyladenine glycosylase I, which translates to MQRCAWADSSPAMQAYHDNEWGRPQHNQQRLFELLCLETYQAGLSWQTVLNKRAAFNEDFADYDVDQVAAMTTADVERLLTDARIIRHRQKLMATINNARVIRDWPAGEDFATWLWAFVDNQPIRQAWTSIDEVPATNDLAQQVSKEMKRRGFKFVGPTTIYSYLQATGLINDHVADCPFAPENLPA; encoded by the coding sequence ATGCAACGATGTGCATGGGCGGATTCATCACCAGCAATGCAAGCGTATCATGACAACGAATGGGGGCGGCCGCAACATAATCAGCAACGACTTTTTGAACTGTTGTGCTTGGAGACTTATCAAGCAGGACTGAGCTGGCAGACCGTCCTGAATAAGCGGGCGGCTTTTAATGAAGATTTTGCGGATTACGATGTTGACCAGGTGGCCGCTATGACGACCGCCGATGTTGAGCGACTACTAACCGATGCTCGAATTATTCGGCATCGCCAGAAGTTAATGGCAACGATCAACAATGCTCGTGTGATCCGAGATTGGCCGGCCGGGGAAGATTTTGCCACTTGGTTATGGGCGTTTGTTGATAACCAGCCTATACGCCAGGCGTGGACGTCAATCGATGAGGTTCCGGCAACAAACGACTTGGCGCAACAAGTGTCTAAAGAGATGAAACGCCGCGGCTTCAAGTTTGTCGGGCCGACAACCATTTATTCTTATCTTCAAGCGACTGGTCTCATTAATGATCATGTGGCGGACTGCCCATTTGCTCCAGAAAATTTACCGGCCTAA